The stretch of DNA CGGTCAGTTGCTGCCCTTTGATTTCCTGAACGCCGTAGCCTAATGATTTCACTTCTTTTTTGACGCCGAAGGCCGTAACGACCACTTCAGACAGCGAACGCACGTCGGGGCGCAATGTCATGCTTAGCGACGAACGGTTGCCTACTTTTAATTCTTCAGTCGTAAAGCCAATCGAGCTGAATGTAACAACGGCTTCGTCGTTAGGTACAGAAATGGTGAATTTTCCCTGAGCGTCGGTGGTGGTGCCCAGGTTCGTGCCTTTCAGTACAACGTTAACGCCGGGCATGGGACCTTCTTCGGGAGAAGTGACCGTACCCGTTAGCATACGGTTTTGTGCGTGAGCCGCCAGCCCTGTACAACACCAGCATAAAAGATAAAAGAGTAGTCGTTTTCGCATGAGTACCAGAGAGTTTGAACAATCGACTGCTCCCGGTCGGCAACGGGCAGTGCCGAATACTGGCCGCCCGATCCGAACCGCCCGAACCAACCGGGCGCAATTCGACTGCCCTCGCAAGCCGTGCGGCCTGCGGGTGAAACACAACAATAAATGCGGTAGTAAGAAACCTCGCGCAACCGGTGGTGATCCGGTGCGGTCTGGTGTTAATTAACCTGTTCCACAAGTGCGGCCAGTGAACAGGTTATGCGTGAAGATTGCTTTGTTGTACTCAGATACTTTTTCAAATATAGGCTATCTGTCGTATTTCCAAATACTATTCGGCTATTTTTTTTAATAACTTATATAATATTTCACAGAATCCAACATTTGCCGAATAAAGTACAAACTACCGTTTAAATTATTTCTTGCTATAATGCAATTTGAACATCACGCTGTTGAAACTGCTTCTTGAAATACAGAAACGACGAACGACCGGCAGGCTGGTAGCGTGCGGTAAATGCAAGGCAGGTAGTAGCCAAACCTGGAGACTACTCGTCTTTAATAAGCTTTTGCTGAATGTCCTTCACGAAGTCAACCGAGACACCCGTAATATCAGCTACTTGCTCGAAGGTAAGATTGAGTTTCCGGAGAAGATTAGCAACAATCTCCCGTTTCGCTCGGATGACCAGATAGTCGTTCTCAGCGTCTATGTATTTATCTAAGTTCTGAAGCATATCATCTAATTTTATGTCTAATCTACGCAGCTTTGATAAAACGCGCAACTGCCTGAGATGCTTGTGAAACGTCCGCTGGTCAATAGTGGTTTCTTCGAGTCGATGTATGATTTGATTCAGGGCATTTTCCGGTTCAGCTTTACCGAAATCGCTCAAAACGGCCAGAATTACCTCTTCTGGATTTGTTGATGTCAGAAAACGCAGATAATCGAATTGGGTGATGTTAATCAAACCAAACTGGAAATAGTTTCCGTCTTCCGCCAGCACTGTTTTCATCTTCGGCTCACCGTTGCCGATAAAGATTACGAACTGGCGGACAGGAAGATTATACTTTGCTTTCAGCAAGCCCCAGTAGTCAATCATTCGATAGACCATTTTGGGGTAATCATCCACTTGAAATTCTAAATGGAGTATAAACTCCTGACCGCTCGGGTCGGTAATAAGCCGTAAAGCGTCAGCTTCTTTTTCCTTCGTTTGTTGGAGCTTCTCCCGCAGAACAACGGCTTCTTTCACCCGAAACCCCAGCACACTACTCATTAAAGCTGGGATTATGCTGTCAATATTTTCTTTAACGATCTTATCATACAGATTTCCCTCTGTTTTCTTCTGCATATCGATCAATTTACGCTAACAAGTGTATGAACATCGCGCTGTTGAAACCGCTTCTTGAAATACAGAAACGACGCAACGACCAGCAGGCTGTAAAACACGGCCATGGTGTAGCCGCCGTAAATAAAAAACTCGCGGTAGCTGATGTTGGCCTGGCCGAAGTTTTTGTAAAGCAGCACGCCTACACTACCTAAATAACCGTACCAGTCGGCCAGCGTAACAATAAATCCAACCGTACTGACATACCGGAAAGCCGCCACCAATCGCTCGAAATACAGGCCGTTGCAGGGCACGTAGGCCATGTATAGGCCCAGCCCGGTCAGCAAAAACCAGTTGCCCGCTCCGATGAAACCACTTTGGTAGCCCCACGTACTCAGGCCCACCAGCAGACTGCCAAGCAACATCAGCCCGTTGAGCAGCGTGAAGGCCCGGAAGTTATCGGCCACGCGTTGTAACAACGCCATTATGAGTAGCACGCCTACCGCTACGAGCGTTTCGGTCCGGGCAAAAATGCCGGGGTTGTCAACGCCTGCGTCGCGCAGAATTTCAGGGCCAAAATTGTCTCGGAAGTCGCGGAAAGCCGACAGCAGCACGTAGCTGGCAATCAGCAGTACCAAACCCACCTGAAACTCGCGCACAAACGCCCGCCGTTCGGTCCCGCTCATGGGTTTGCGTTCGGTACGCAGGGCGCGGTCTTCGGCGGTGGGCGGGGGCAGTAGCGTGAGCGCGTAGACCGATGCCAGCATTGGTATTACAAACAGCGAACCCGTCACGAACGGCAACCAGAATTCCGACACGCCCCAGCCACTTTTTATGGTTAGAGCCACAGTTTTCACAAAGCCCGACGCGAAAATAAACGAAGCCGTTAGCCCGGCCACGAGCGCGTCGGTTTGTTTGCGGCCCTCCAGAAAGCCGAGCATGATGCCATAGACCATGCCCAGCGGCAGGCCGTTCAGAAACAGAAACGGGATGTTGTACGGAGCCGGAACCAGTGCAAACCCCAGCAATGCCAGCAGCGCAAACCCCACCAGCAAGAGCAGGTTTCCGGCCCGGCGGGCGGGCGACATCTCCGATACGAATTTGATACCCAGCCCTTTCGAGACGGCGTAGCCGAAGACCTGCGCCGTGATGAGCCAGATTTTGTAGTTAACACCGGCGAAGGCCAATCCTTCGAATGTAACGGCAGTAATACCCCGCCGAAAGGCATACATGCAGGCGTAGGTACTAAAAGCGGCTACGGCACCAAAAATAGTGAAGGCAGTCGGGTTGCGGAGAAAACGCATGGGTCTTGTCATGATGCCAAAGAAACACTATTTTACCAGTTGACCAATACCGACAGCCACGCGCTGCGGCCCACGCCATCGACGCCCGACCCGTGGGTACGATACGCTTCATTGGTCAGGTTTTGCAGTTCGGCACTGAGCGTTACGTACTGCCAGCGGTAGCCACCGTTCAGGTTGATGACCTGCCAGCCGGGCGTGCCGCCTTTGGCAATGCGGTTGTCGGCTATGTCGCCAGCGGCCAGCCGGGTTTGCGCACCAGCCAGCAGCCACTCGGCCCGCGCCCACCAGCGGTTGGCCGACTGGTACGTTAGGCCGACGCGCCCGTTCAGGGGCGGAATCCGCCGGAAGGGTTCGTTGGCCGTAACGTTTTGGCCGTAGGTGTAAGTCAGCCCGCCATAGGCTAACCAGTTGGGCAAAAATTCGTATTCGACGTCGGCTTCCAGGCCGCGAATAAACGATTCGGCACTGTTTTCTTTCCGAAATACCGGGTAACCCTGTAAGGAATCTGTGCCCGACCGGATGCGGTTGATGAAATCCGTCAGGCGGTTGTTATAGGCAAGCAGGGTGGCCGACACGCGATTGGTGCGGATTTTTACGCCCAGTTCTGTATTGAACGAGCGTTCGGGGCGAAGGCTGGCATTGGGTAGTTCGTACCGAAAATCAACGATGCCGAGTGTGCCGAGGTCGTCGATGTTGGGTGCCCGAAATGCTGACCCTACCGACCCAACCAGCCGCACAGCAGGCAACACCGCAAACGACGCGCCCAGATTACCAACCAATGCCGACGGACTGATTTTTGTCCGTTCGTTCAGGCTGGTGCCGATGCCCGGTTGCCCGTTGGTTTGTTCGGGAATGCTGATCTGGTAGGTGTTGTATCGCCCGCCCGCCGTGAGCGTCAGTCGTTTGATGGTCAGCGTATGTAGCGAAAACAGAGCTACGCTATTCATGGTGGCCCGGTCGGGATACAGGCCGCGCCGGGCTATGTTGCTCCCTGTGGTCAGGTTGGCGTCGGTGCGGTTGCTGCGAACGTAGTCGGTATACACGTCCAGTCCGTTCTGCATTCGCCAGAGGGCAGTCGGTTGAGCAACAGTCAGAAGTGTCAGGCCGAGCGAGGTGGTTTGGTCGCGTTCGTAGACTGCCGTTGGGTTGCCGTTTCGCTGACTTTGCCGCCCCTCGGTCTGTTGCTGCCATGAGGCTGTAAGCTGCACCGATTGCAGATAAGGTCGGTTATAAAAGCCTTCGAGCCGGGCATAGGCCAGTTTACGCTGTTGCGGGTCGAACTGATAATACCGGTAATTTTCGAGCCGAACGCGGTGATAGAGCGGAACATTGTCCTGCCGAAGGTTCTGGTAAGCCGCCGTTGCAATCAACCGATTCGACAGTCGGAAGCGGGCCTTCACATCGCCCGAAAACTGGTTATAGCCCGTTGGCGACAATCGCCCTAAGCCCTGACCAGCAACCAGATCACCGAAACGGCGGTAAGCAATGCCACCCAGCACCGCTACGTTGGCCGACGAATAGCCTGCCTCAGCCCGGCCACTATAGTCCATGCCCTGTGTCATTGCTTTCGCGAATAGGCTGCCCGAAAAACCGCTGCGATCAGCAAACTGGGGCGTTTTGGTCAGCACATTGACAACGCCCCCGATAGCGTCTGAACCGTAGGCCACCGAGCCACTGCTCCGAACAACCTCAAGCTGACTAATGCTCTGCGGGTCGATGGTATTCAGATACTGGTTCGGGCCGGAGCGAAACGTAGCATTGTTGAGCCGAATCCCATCAACCAACAACAGCGTTTGCTGGCCTGTAAGCCCGCGTACAAAGGGCGAACCACCCCCGTGGTTGGTTTTTTGCAGCCAAACGCCCGTAGCCCCAAACAGTGCTTCGGGCGTGGTGCGGGGAGCGCGTTGCTCAAGATCACGGCTGGTCAGAACGGTTGTTATTTCAGGGCGCAGAAAATCGGGGGTTTCGGTGCGGGCGGCTGTCGTTATTGTCTGCTGGTTGAGCTGAATTGCTGTTGGTTGCAACGAAACGGTTATTCGCTGGTCGTTGCGGGAGGTAATAGCTACCACAACGCTCGTGGCCTGATAGCCCACCGAACTCACCTGAACGGTGTAAGTGCCTTTCGGCAGGTTGTAAAAAACAAAATGACCCCTGTTGTCGCTGGTGACGCCTTTTTGAGTGGGTAGCAGGCGCAAACTCACGCCCGGCAGCGACTCTTGTGTTTGGGCGTCACGAACTGATCCGGTAAGTGTTTGGGCCAGACAATGCCCGATGGTTACTAATCCAATGAAGGCGGTGTAGAGAAGACGCATCAATTAATGGAGATATGTTGGACATGGTATAGATGGAAATCGGTTCAGAAGTTACGGCAAAGCAAACGTAGAAGTCAGTTTGTGCGGGAAAAATGCAGAAGAAAATACTATTCGGTCAATTGAAGTTGGTTAATAGCCGTCGTTTTGCTGCCGATAGTGGTCAGCACGCTGGTCGGCGCGGTCGTCCATTTCCGGTCCCTTCTGTATTTTTCGCCAGTCGAAAGGCAGTTTATAGGGCTTCATCGCCTGCTGCGGGTCAAACACGCGGGCGTCGGGCAGCACGGCGTCGTAGGGCCGAAAATCGGGTTTGTCGGTGAAAAAATCCTGCAAGAGCGATGCCGTCAGATCGTACTGATTCACATAACCTACGCCCAGGATGTTGTAGATGATTTTTAGAATCGAACCGAAATTAGCGTGTGTATGCGACACATAGCCACGCTTCACATACGGCCCGGCCAGCATCAGCAAGCTCCGGTGTGCATCGACGTGATCGACTCCGCCCTGCGGGTCATCTTCCGTGATAATAACGAGCATATTTTTCCAGTACGGCGTTCTGGACAGAAAATGCAGGATACGGCCCACCGCCAGGTCGTTATCGGCCATGTACGAATGCAGATACGGGTAGCCAAAATCGGGGCGTGGTCCGGCACCGTGATCGTTGGGCAACATCACCGTCAGCAGTTGGGGCAGAGCCTGTTTGCTTTTACCCAGCCACTTCGCCGTGAATTCTTCTTCAAACTGCTTCAGCCGATACTGATCGGGGATGTTGGTATTGTAGCCCGCGAAGTTACGCGACGTATTTCCGTACACGGCTTCGGGCATTGGGAACACCACACTCTGCGCGGCCCCAAACTGTGTGGTTGTCCATTCTTCTACCGACCCGGCGTATTCGTTGGCCTGCCCGAAGTTATAAAACGAGATTTTGTTGCGTTTCAGGGCTTCCCACATCCCGCCAATTTCGTTGTAATCTTCGGGGTCGATGGCCCCGGTTGTTTTCGGAAACCGCCGACCGGGTGCTTTGGAGTCGGGCAGAAACCGCCCTTCAGACGCTGACTGCGCTTCAACCCATTCGTTTGGAATGGTGCCCATCATCCAGTGGTGGCCGTGAATGCTGGCGTCGGAGTCGCAGTAGAAATTATCGGAAAACGCAAACTGACGCGCCACACGCGTGTGGTTGGGCATCACATCGGCGGCTGTAATCCGCACGGTGTCGGTAGCCTGATCGGTGGTGCGACCTGCGTTACCACGGCTGGTAGAAACGCGCTGTTTGATGGTCACACCCGTACCAAATCGCGCCAGCGTCGAATCGCCCCGGCCTGTTTCGAGTTGCCCCAACACTTCGTCATACGTTCGGTTTTCTTTCGTGATATAGACGATGTGTTTGATGGGGGAGGTACGGGTTTTGGGTAGTACTGGCAGCGGGTTTTTACCGTCGTCGGTGAGGGTGACGGTCTGGTAGGTGTTGGCGAGGACCCTACCCCAACCCCTCCCCGTAAGGGAGGGGCTAAAGGAGCCGGATGGCAAAGTCCCTCCCTTACGGGGAGGGGTTGGGGTGGGGTACGCCTGAAACAGCCCCAACTGAATATCGCCGATATACGTACCCTGTGGCGGTTTCACGAAACTCGCCCCGCCGTTTGGACCGGCCCCATAGCCCCGCGCCGAGACTACGTACAGTTGCTTTTCGTCGGGCGATAGCCGGACGCGGGTAGGTCCCCATCCGGTTGGAATTAGGTCGCGAACCTTGCGCGTTGGCACGTCGATAACAGCTACGGCATTGAACGCCAACAGCGCAACGTACAGCGTTTTTTCGTCTTTCGAGAGCGTCAGGCCGAACGGCATCAGGCCCCGATAGCGGTCAAGTTTTGGGTCGATTTTGATTGGAAT from Spirosoma montaniterrae encodes:
- a CDS encoding DUF5690 family protein yields the protein MRFLRNPTAFTIFGAVAAFSTYACMYAFRRGITAVTFEGLAFAGVNYKIWLITAQVFGYAVSKGLGIKFVSEMSPARRAGNLLLLVGFALLALLGFALVPAPYNIPFLFLNGLPLGMVYGIMLGFLEGRKQTDALVAGLTASFIFASGFVKTVALTIKSGWGVSEFWLPFVTGSLFVIPMLASVYALTLLPPPTAEDRALRTERKPMSGTERRAFVREFQVGLVLLIASYVLLSAFRDFRDNFGPEILRDAGVDNPGIFARTETLVAVGVLLIMALLQRVADNFRAFTLLNGLMLLGSLLVGLSTWGYQSGFIGAGNWFLLTGLGLYMAYVPCNGLYFERLVAAFRYVSTVGFIVTLADWYGYLGSVGVLLYKNFGQANISYREFFIYGGYTMAVFYSLLVVASFLYFKKRFQQRDVHTLVSVN
- a CDS encoding TonB-dependent receptor, which codes for MRLLYTAFIGLVTIGHCLAQTLTGSVRDAQTQESLPGVSLRLLPTQKGVTSDNRGHFVFYNLPKGTYTVQVSSVGYQATSVVVAITSRNDQRITVSLQPTAIQLNQQTITTAARTETPDFLRPEITTVLTSRDLEQRAPRTTPEALFGATGVWLQKTNHGGGSPFVRGLTGQQTLLLVDGIRLNNATFRSGPNQYLNTIDPQSISQLEVVRSSGSVAYGSDAIGGVVNVLTKTPQFADRSGFSGSLFAKAMTQGMDYSGRAEAGYSSANVAVLGGIAYRRFGDLVAGQGLGRLSPTGYNQFSGDVKARFRLSNRLIATAAYQNLRQDNVPLYHRVRLENYRYYQFDPQQRKLAYARLEGFYNRPYLQSVQLTASWQQQTEGRQSQRNGNPTAVYERDQTTSLGLTLLTVAQPTALWRMQNGLDVYTDYVRSNRTDANLTTGSNIARRGLYPDRATMNSVALFSLHTLTIKRLTLTAGGRYNTYQISIPEQTNGQPGIGTSLNERTKISPSALVGNLGASFAVLPAVRLVGSVGSAFRAPNIDDLGTLGIVDFRYELPNASLRPERSFNTELGVKIRTNRVSATLLAYNNRLTDFINRIRSGTDSLQGYPVFRKENSAESFIRGLEADVEYEFLPNWLAYGGLTYTYGQNVTANEPFRRIPPLNGRVGLTYQSANRWWARAEWLLAGAQTRLAAGDIADNRIAKGGTPGWQVINLNGGYRWQYVTLSAELQNLTNEAYRTHGSGVDGVGRSAWLSVLVNW
- a CDS encoding bifunctional YncE family protein/alkaline phosphatase family protein, whose translation is MKHLFLLLLALPAFAQKTYTTLQVPGRADYCKIDSAGRSVLPSGRYVTPAGRSLRITSDPFGLALSPDGSKAVTLHDGVLTIIQTATQRAVRVPDYAGTIKSPLGGATFLGVAVAPDNRTVYLSNGDKGRVIVFDTERLVATDSISLDGNGYEDSFTSDLLLNGSELLALDRANFRLVRIDLATKRITASIPTGRQPFGLALSPDKKTAFVANVGLYAYPKVPGVTKTNKDTMALKFPPYAAHTKESRDGVEVEGRKIPGLGSPLADEAMSVWLVDLATNKVTAKLKTGVQIGEMIEEAEVVGGSSPNSVAVGSRFAYVSNATNDNISVIDYKTRKLAGTIPIKIDPKLDRYRGLMPFGLTLSKDEKTLYVALLAFNAVAVIDVPTRKVRDLIPTGWGPTRVRLSPDEKQLYVVSARGYGAGPNGGASFVKPPQGTYIGDIQLGLFQAYPTPTPPRKGGTLPSGSFSPSLTGRGWGRVLANTYQTVTLTDDGKNPLPVLPKTRTSPIKHIVYITKENRTYDEVLGQLETGRGDSTLARFGTGVTIKQRVSTSRGNAGRTTDQATDTVRITAADVMPNHTRVARQFAFSDNFYCDSDASIHGHHWMMGTIPNEWVEAQSASEGRFLPDSKAPGRRFPKTTGAIDPEDYNEIGGMWEALKRNKISFYNFGQANEYAGSVEEWTTTQFGAAQSVVFPMPEAVYGNTSRNFAGYNTNIPDQYRLKQFEEEFTAKWLGKSKQALPQLLTVMLPNDHGAGPRPDFGYPYLHSYMADNDLAVGRILHFLSRTPYWKNMLVIITEDDPQGGVDHVDAHRSLLMLAGPYVKRGYVSHTHANFGSILKIIYNILGVGYVNQYDLTASLLQDFFTDKPDFRPYDAVLPDARVFDPQQAMKPYKLPFDWRKIQKGPEMDDRADQRADHYRQQNDGY